From the genome of Acidaminococcus sp.:
TCTCCATTCATTTATTTGGCCAGGAAATCAACCCGGAAACCTATGCCATCTGCAAAGCCGATATGCTGTTAAAGGGCGATGGAGAAGAAGCGGAGCATATTACGTATGGTTCGACACTTTCTTCTGATAGTAATCCGTCCAGGCAGTTTGATTTTATGCTGTCCAATCCCCCTTATGGCAAGAGCTGGAAAACCGATGCCGATAAGATGGGCGGAAAGAATGAAATTCTTGATACAAGATTTAATGTTTATTTGAATAATGAGGAATTGGCCATGATTCCTCGTACCAGTGATGGGCAGCTCCTGTTTTTATTGAATAATATTTCTAAAATGAAGAAAGATACGGAAATTGGCAGCCGTATCATCGAAGTCCATAACGGTTCTTCTCTCTTTACAGGCGATGCTGGCAGCGGCGAAAGCAATGCCAGAAGGTACATGATTGAGAATGATCTTGTAGAGGCCATTATTGCTTTGCCTGAAAACATGTTCTATAACACGGGAATCGGCACTTATATCTGGGTACTTTCAAATAAAAAAGATGAGCGGAGAAAAGGAAATATTCAACTGATAGATGCAACGAACATGAAATCCCCGCTGCGTAAAAACATGGGTAACAAAAATTGTGAATTTACACCTGAAATTCGCAAAGAAATCGTTCGTATCTTCATCAATATGGAAGAAAATGAAGTCAGCAAATTATTTGACAACAAAGAATTCGGCTACTGGAATGTCACGGTAGAACGGCCTCTGAGACTGCATGTACACCCGGAACGAGAGATTCCCAACGGAACTTTTAAAAAATCGGAAGAATTAGAGGCTGTAAAAGAAGCTATTAGCAATGTTGCTCCTGATGTACCTCTTGACGACTGGGACAGTTTTGCTAAAGCGACAAAACTGAAAAAAGCGCAGCTCAAAAAAATTCGTCCGTTCATTACCGAACCAGATTCAAATGCCAAAATCGTGGCAGGTGAGGCAGATCCGGAACTTCGTGACACCGAAAATATTCCTCTTAACTATGAAGGTGGCATCAATACCTTTATAGAGAAGGAAGTTAAGCCTTATGCCCCAGATGCCTATATCGATGAAAGTAAAACGAAAATTGGCTATGAAATCAGCTTCACAAAATATTTCTATAAACCTGTAGAATTGCGTAACATGAAAGATATTCTTGCATCGCTTAATGAATTAGAAAAAGAATCGTATGGCCTTATGGATGAAATCACAAAGGGGCTGGAGTAAATGTATCGATATAAAAGGTTTATAAATTCCGAGGAAGCTTGGCTGCCTCAGATTCCAGAACATTGGGGATTCAGAAAAATAAAATATTCCTTCAATGAGAGAAACGAGAAAAATCATCCTGAAGCACCATTACTCGTTGCATCTCAAAATATGGGTGTTGTTCCTAAAGACGTATACGGACAACGAACAGTTGTTGCGCAGACAAATTTAGAAACATTGAAGTTTGTTCATACTGGAGATTATGTTATTAGTCTGAGATCTTTTCAAGGAGGTATTGAATACGCATACTATCAGGGAATAATTAGTCCTGCTTATACAGTGATGAACCCCAAAAATGACTTCAAGAGCAGATATTATACTTATTTATTTAAGTCAAAACCTTTTATCGCATTATTGCAAACCTGCGTGACGGGAATTAGAGAAGGTCAGAATATCGATTACAGGAAATTAAAAAACCATTATATTCCCGTTCCACCACTCTCCGAACAGAATCAGATAGTTCGTTTTCTTGATTGGAAAGTTTCGGAAATTAATAAATTAGTCAATATATATATAAAAGAAATTACAGACTTAGAAAAAATTAAAAATCAAATTATTTTAAAGGCCATCACGGGTGGACTCCACAAAAATACTCCTACGACTGATAGTGGAAACACATGGATTGGAAAAATTCCAAAGGAATGGAAGACTGCACAAATAAGAAGAGTTGCTAATGTTACTCTTGGAAAGATGCTAGCTCCTGTTCCATCTTCTAACTTAGACACGTATGAAGAATATATTTGCGCGAAAGACGTCCATTTCGGTAAAGTTAATTTAACCAACTTAAAAAAGATGTGGTTTTCTCCTTCTGATAAAAGAGCATATCAAATACAAGCAGGCGATTTGCTAATTGTGGAAGGAGGGGCTGGTGCTGGAAATGCAGCAGTAGTAGAATCTACAGCAAATAAAAGGTTATATATCCAAAATTCTATCCACATTGTGAGACCCATTAAAAATCGTATTTCTACTAAATTTCTATGTTTTTGGATGCAAACTTTAGTAAACCTTGGTTATATGAAATATATTTGCAGCGTAGCTACGATTCCACATTTTACAAAAGACAAAGTGTTATCAACTGTGATGCCTTTGCCGCCGATTGAAGAACAGTTAGAGATAGTCAAATATCTTGAGTCTTTAACAAATAAAATTGATAATTTGAGTCTCAATAAGCGTGAACAGATTTCTTGTTTAAATGAACTAAAATCTACAACCATCTCCGATGTAATCACTGGAAAAGTTGACATTAGAGATATTATCATTCCCCAATATGAACACTTTGATGATGTAGTAGATGAGAATTTTAAAGAAAATATCGAAGACATGTCCGATGTTGATAAGGAGGAATGACCATGGCCTTCACTGATAAGAGTGAAAAGGGATTTGAAACTTTGATTGTGAATAGTCTGGTTAATGACAATGGGTATGAAGAAGGAACCAACAACGATTACAATAAAGAATACGCTGTTGATGAAACTCGTCTCTTTCGGTTTTTGAACGATACACAGCCAAGAGAAATGACCAAGCTTCGGGTCAATCAAAGTGACCAAAAGAAGCAGCAATTTCTGAACCGCTTGTCTGGAGAAATTACAAAGCGCGGCGTCGTAGACGTACTTCGTAATGGCGTGAAGGTCTATCCTGCCGACCTTATTATGTTTTATGTCACCCCGACTGAAAACAATGAGGAAGCCAAAAAGATGTTCAAGAAAAACATCTTTAGTGTCACGAGGCAATTAGAATATTCTTCTGATAAATCAAATTTAGCATTAGATTTGAGTATCTTTATCAATGGTCTTCCTGTATTGACGATAGAGCTAAAGAATCATCTCACAGGGCAGGATACAGCTGATGCTATTGAACAATATAAAACGGACCGCAGCCCTAAAGATCTGCTTTTCTCATTTAAACGGTGTGCTGTTCACTTTGCCGTGGATGATCAAACGATTGCCTTCTGCACAAAACTAGCAGGCAAGAATAGCTGGTTTCTCCCATTCAACAAAGGGTACAACGACGGAGCCGGCAATCCTCCTAACCCTGAAGGCATCATGACGGATTATCTTTGGAAAGACATTTTAACCAAAGAAAAACTGTCCCGCATTATTGAGAACTATGCCCAAGTAGTCGTTGAAGAAAATCCCAAGACGAAAAAGAAAACTGTCAAACAAATATGGCCACGGTATCATCAGCTTGATTGTGTAGAAAAACTGCTTGCGGATGTGAAGAAAAATGGAGTAGGGCATAGATACTTGATTCAGCATAGTGCCGGATCAGGCAAGTCTAATTCTATTGCCTGGCTGGCACACCAGCTTACCGGGTTACAAAATGCTGACGGACATCCTATGTTTGATTCTGTTTTGGTTGTAACCAATCGGCGTATTCTTGATAAACAGATTAAAGATACAGTCAAACAATTTGCGCAGGTAAAGAGTACCTTAGCTTGGGCAAAACATTCTGGTGACTTAAAAAAGGCAATTGCAGATAAAAAGCGGATTATCATTACGACGGTTGAAAAATTTCCTTTTATTTCTCAGGAAATGGGAGAAGAGCATACGGGGAATCACTTTGCCATTATCATTGATGAGGCTCATTCCGGACAGAGCGGTAAAGATGCTGCCAACATGAACATTGCCATTTCTGGCGGTCTTTCTAATAAAAATGAAGATATAGAAGATAAAATCAATGAAATGGTAGAAGGCAGAAAGATGGCAAAAAATGCCAGCTATTTTGCTTTTACTGCTACCCCGAAAAACAAAACAGAAGAAGTCTTTGGAACTCCTTACGAAGAAGATGGTGTGATTAAGCACCGGCCTTTCCATGTGTATACAATGAAACAAGCTATCCAGGAGGGGTTTATCCTGGATGTATTGAAAAATTACGTTACCATAGACAGTTGGTATAAGATTGCCAAAAAGGTCGAAAATGATCCTCAGTTTGATAAAAAACGTGCCCAGAAAAAACTCCGGGCATTCGTAGAGGGTCATCCTGATGTCGTGGCCAAGAAAGCAGCTATCATTGTAGAACACTTCCACGAGCAGATTATCAATAAGCATAAACTGAATGGGAAGTCTCGGGCAATGGTGGTAACGGCCAGTATTCCGCGCTGCATCGAATATTATTATGCCATTAATAAATGCCTGGCAGACCGTCATAGTCCTTATAAGACAATAATTGCTTTTTCAGGAGATTATAAATACAACGGTATGGAACCGGCACTGACTTCTGCTGATATGAATGGATTTTCTGATAAGGAAATTCCTGACAAATTGGAAGAAGATCCGTACCGAATTCTAGTCGTGGCTGATATGTTCCAGACCGGATTCGATGAACCTCTGCTGCAGACCATGTATGTTGATAAGCCGTTATATGATGTGGCAGCCGTACAAACCTTGTCTCGACTGAATCGTGCATGTCCCGGCAAAGACGAAGTGTATGTACTTGACTTTGCCAATAAAACGGAAGATATTGAAAAAGCCTTCTCCAGATTTTACAGGACTACGATTCTTTCCGGAGAAACAGACCCCAATAAGCTCTATGATTTGATTAAAATAATGGAAGACCTGCAAGTTTATAGTTCTGAAGATGTAAATAAGATTGTTGAGCTTTTCTTAAACGGTGCAGCAAGAGATAGACTTGATCCGATTCTTGATCCGTGTGTAGCAACTTACAAGCAGCTCGAAGTAGATGACCAGATTCAATTTAAGAGTGCAGCTAAAGCATTTATTCGTACTTATGGATTTTTAGGATCAATTCTGCCATACGGTAATGTGGAATGGGAGAAACTATCGATATTTCTGACATTGCTTGTTCCCAAACTTCCATCTCCTAAACAGGATGATTTGACCAAAGGAATTTTGTCTGCAATTAATTTGGAGAGTTATCGCAATCAGGAGCAACAAGCAATTGCTATAAAACTTGAAGATGAAGATTCAACTATTTCTCCGGTACCGACCGGCGGGGAGGTTCATATCGTAAACCCTGAACTAAGTCCATTGTCTAAAATTGTAAGCGAGTTCAATGACCTGTTTGGTAATATCCAATGGGATGATAAAGACAATGTAGCCGAGCAGATTCGCCGTATTCCTGTCATGGTTTCACAAAATGAAAGTTACCGGCATGCCATGAAGAATTCCGATGAGCAGGAAGCTCGTACGGAAAGTGAAAGTGCCTTACAAAAGGTAATGTTCAGCATCATGAAAGATAATGTGGAACTCATGAAGCAGTATATGGATAATCCCCGGTTTAAAAAATGGCTGGAGGATATGGTCTTTAACCTGACTTATAATAAAGAGGGGAAACCATATGAACTTCCTCAAGACAGCAATTCCAATCAATGAGCTATATTCTTAAGAATCAGAGCCGGTAGGAAGACTATATTCCTACCGACTATAATTTTTATTTTTCATCTGTATCGTATACGGCAACTACTGAAACTGGACAAAATGATTACCAACTTAAAACTCTATCGCTACAAATTATCCCTAATATTTTTTATGTTTTATTTGAGTGTTAGGACCAGGTGAAATCGCCATTTTTGCTTTTCGTACGGTTTTGCCGATGGCCGGGCTAAAAGCTGAATGCCAAATGCCAAAAGCGCCTTTTTATTTTTTCACAGTGTTAGAGCCCAGGTGAAATCGCCAAAAACAGTCCAACTGAAATGACCAGGTACAATAATTTTATAACAATTGTAATACTTTTTCTCTATGATTTTGTCCGTAGTATGGTATAATCAAACTAGTTGTTTATGACCTGAATTAGATTTTTATGATGCGGAGGAGAATAACTTCCATGAAAAAAATTGATGAAGAGAGCATCCAAACGCTGCGTTTCCTGTCCATCGATGAAATACAGGCTGCCAATTCCGGACATCCTGGCCTGCCGCTTGGAACGGCACCTCTGATGTACACCCTGTGGGATCGTTTTATGCACTACAACCCGGAAAATCCGGCCTGGTTCAATCGTGACCGCTTCATCCTGTCACCGGGTCATGGTTCGGCACTGCTGTATGCGATGCTGCATCTGGCCGGCTATGGTGTTTCCCTGGATGACTTGAAACAATTCCGTCAGTGGGGTTCCCTGACTCCGGGACATCCTGAATATGGTCTGACGCCCGGCGTTGATCTTTCTACGGGTCCTCTTGGTCATGGTTTCGCCATGGGTGTAGGCATGGCTATGGCAGAAGCAATGCTGGCTGCCCGCTACAACAAGAAGGGGTATCCTGTCGTTGACCATTATACCTATGGTATTACGTCCGACGGTGATCAGATGGAAGGCGTAGCTTCCGAAGCGGCTTCGCTTGCCGGTACGCTGGGCCTTGGCAAGTTGATTT
Proteins encoded in this window:
- a CDS encoding type I restriction-modification system subunit M, with translation MDNQEYNAIVSFIWGIADDCLRDVYVRGKYRDVILPMTVIRRLDAVLENTKADVLAMKKKLDDNHFTNQWEILCNAAGQAFCNASPFTLKDLTSRSKKQTLEADFRAYLDGFSPNVQSILEKFKFRDQIKTMMDADVLGAVIEKFTSSDINLSPYPVYKDAEKKIVKLPGLDNHGMGTIFEELLRRFNEENNEEAGEHWTPRDVVELMADLAFYPVQDKIKDASYSCYDGACGTGGMLTVAQKRLQELAKARGKKVSIHLFGQEINPETYAICKADMLLKGDGEEAEHITYGSTLSSDSNPSRQFDFMLSNPPYGKSWKTDADKMGGKNEILDTRFNVYLNNEELAMIPRTSDGQLLFLLNNISKMKKDTEIGSRIIEVHNGSSLFTGDAGSGESNARRYMIENDLVEAIIALPENMFYNTGIGTYIWVLSNKKDERRKGNIQLIDATNMKSPLRKNMGNKNCEFTPEIRKEIVRIFINMEENEVSKLFDNKEFGYWNVTVERPLRLHVHPEREIPNGTFKKSEELEAVKEAISNVAPDVPLDDWDSFAKATKLKKAQLKKIRPFITEPDSNAKIVAGEADPELRDTENIPLNYEGGINTFIEKEVKPYAPDAYIDESKTKIGYEISFTKYFYKPVELRNMKDILASLNELEKESYGLMDEITKGLE
- a CDS encoding restriction endonuclease subunit S; amino-acid sequence: MYRYKRFINSEEAWLPQIPEHWGFRKIKYSFNERNEKNHPEAPLLVASQNMGVVPKDVYGQRTVVAQTNLETLKFVHTGDYVISLRSFQGGIEYAYYQGIISPAYTVMNPKNDFKSRYYTYLFKSKPFIALLQTCVTGIREGQNIDYRKLKNHYIPVPPLSEQNQIVRFLDWKVSEINKLVNIYIKEITDLEKIKNQIILKAITGGLHKNTPTTDSGNTWIGKIPKEWKTAQIRRVANVTLGKMLAPVPSSNLDTYEEYICAKDVHFGKVNLTNLKKMWFSPSDKRAYQIQAGDLLIVEGGAGAGNAAVVESTANKRLYIQNSIHIVRPIKNRISTKFLCFWMQTLVNLGYMKYICSVATIPHFTKDKVLSTVMPLPPIEEQLEIVKYLESLTNKIDNLSLNKREQISCLNELKSTTISDVITGKVDIRDIIIPQYEHFDDVVDENFKENIEDMSDVDKEE
- a CDS encoding DEAD/DEAH box helicase family protein, giving the protein MAFTDKSEKGFETLIVNSLVNDNGYEEGTNNDYNKEYAVDETRLFRFLNDTQPREMTKLRVNQSDQKKQQFLNRLSGEITKRGVVDVLRNGVKVYPADLIMFYVTPTENNEEAKKMFKKNIFSVTRQLEYSSDKSNLALDLSIFINGLPVLTIELKNHLTGQDTADAIEQYKTDRSPKDLLFSFKRCAVHFAVDDQTIAFCTKLAGKNSWFLPFNKGYNDGAGNPPNPEGIMTDYLWKDILTKEKLSRIIENYAQVVVEENPKTKKKTVKQIWPRYHQLDCVEKLLADVKKNGVGHRYLIQHSAGSGKSNSIAWLAHQLTGLQNADGHPMFDSVLVVTNRRILDKQIKDTVKQFAQVKSTLAWAKHSGDLKKAIADKKRIIITTVEKFPFISQEMGEEHTGNHFAIIIDEAHSGQSGKDAANMNIAISGGLSNKNEDIEDKINEMVEGRKMAKNASYFAFTATPKNKTEEVFGTPYEEDGVIKHRPFHVYTMKQAIQEGFILDVLKNYVTIDSWYKIAKKVENDPQFDKKRAQKKLRAFVEGHPDVVAKKAAIIVEHFHEQIINKHKLNGKSRAMVVTASIPRCIEYYYAINKCLADRHSPYKTIIAFSGDYKYNGMEPALTSADMNGFSDKEIPDKLEEDPYRILVVADMFQTGFDEPLLQTMYVDKPLYDVAAVQTLSRLNRACPGKDEVYVLDFANKTEDIEKAFSRFYRTTILSGETDPNKLYDLIKIMEDLQVYSSEDVNKIVELFLNGAARDRLDPILDPCVATYKQLEVDDQIQFKSAAKAFIRTYGFLGSILPYGNVEWEKLSIFLTLLVPKLPSPKQDDLTKGILSAINLESYRNQEQQAIAIKLEDEDSTISPVPTGGEVHIVNPELSPLSKIVSEFNDLFGNIQWDDKDNVAEQIRRIPVMVSQNESYRHAMKNSDEQEARTESESALQKVMFSIMKDNVELMKQYMDNPRFKKWLEDMVFNLTYNKEGKPYELPQDSNSNQ